One Rhodobacteraceae bacterium M385 genomic region harbors:
- the ligA gene encoding NAD-dependent DNA ligase LigA: protein MSQPLVDAAEMAAQLSEDAASKRLAELAAILGEANTAYHGADSPDISDADYDALKRENAAIEAAFPELKRADSPSDQVGAAPSAGFAKLTHSQRMLSLANGFDAADIRDFVAGIRRYLNLTNAAPLPFTAEPKIDGLSLSLRYEGGTLVSAATRGDGAVGENVTQNARTISNIPQTLTDAPDILEVRGEVYMSHADFNALNARQISLDAKPFANPRNAAAGSLRQLDAAITKSRPLKFFAYAWGELSAPLAETQSDALKALETLGFTINDRTKTCHSCEEMLAHYASIEEGRADLGYDIDGVVYKVDNLDYQRRLGMRSTTPRWAIAHKFPAELAWTTLEAIDIQVGRTGALSPVARLTPVTVGGVVVSNATLHNEDYIAGRDANGAPIRPDEKGVGKDIRVGDRVQVYRAGDVIPKVADVDLSKRPADAQPFVFPTHCPECQSVAIREEGDAIRRCTGGLICPAQAVEKLKHFVSRAAFDIDGLGAKQAEAFYLDEWIAEPADIFLLRERYGEGLQQLKNREGWGEKSATSLFNAIDAKREIALHRLIFALGIRHVGEVAASDLARHFGSWDALAKTIDAAAPAAEAHLKAEAAIIAERKAAADMGRRASLQPERDKAWADTPAAAKAAWDDLTGIDGIGATVAVSLVTTFQQPRERASIDRLIAQVTDVPPEARATQSAVAGLTIVFTGSLERMTRSEAKARAEALGAKVSGSVSAKTDIVVAGPGAGSKEKKAKDLGIELLSEDQWLDRIGDG from the coding sequence ATGTCACAACCACTCGTAGACGCAGCCGAGATGGCGGCGCAGCTCTCGGAGGATGCGGCGTCAAAGCGGTTGGCCGAGCTCGCTGCGATCCTTGGCGAAGCCAACACCGCCTACCACGGCGCCGACTCTCCCGACATTTCCGATGCCGATTACGATGCCCTGAAGCGAGAGAATGCCGCGATCGAGGCAGCATTTCCCGAGCTCAAACGCGCTGATAGCCCCAGCGATCAAGTGGGCGCGGCCCCCTCGGCTGGTTTTGCCAAGCTGACCCATAGCCAACGAATGCTATCGCTCGCCAACGGCTTTGACGCCGCAGATATTCGGGACTTCGTGGCGGGCATCCGGCGCTACCTAAACCTCACCAACGCCGCGCCGCTTCCCTTCACGGCCGAACCCAAAATCGACGGTTTATCCCTATCCCTTCGCTATGAGGGCGGCACCCTCGTTTCCGCCGCGACCCGTGGTGACGGTGCCGTAGGCGAAAACGTCACCCAAAATGCGCGCACGATATCAAACATTCCGCAAACACTGACCGATGCGCCCGACATCCTTGAGGTGCGCGGCGAGGTTTATATGAGCCACGCCGATTTCAACGCCCTCAACGCGCGCCAAATCAGCCTCGACGCGAAACCCTTCGCCAATCCCCGCAACGCCGCGGCCGGATCTTTGCGCCAGCTTGACGCGGCAATCACCAAATCCCGTCCGCTTAAATTTTTCGCCTATGCCTGGGGCGAGCTAAGCGCCCCCCTGGCCGAAACCCAGTCCGATGCGCTTAAGGCACTGGAAACGCTCGGGTTCACGATCAACGACCGCACCAAAACCTGCCACAGCTGCGAGGAGATGCTGGCGCATTACGCCAGTATCGAGGAGGGGCGCGCTGATCTGGGCTATGACATCGACGGTGTCGTCTACAAGGTCGATAATCTCGACTATCAGCGCCGCCTTGGGATGCGCTCCACCACGCCGCGATGGGCCATCGCCCATAAATTCCCCGCAGAACTGGCGTGGACCACCCTTGAGGCCATCGACATTCAGGTCGGCCGCACCGGCGCGCTTAGCCCGGTTGCTCGGCTGACGCCGGTGACCGTGGGCGGCGTTGTCGTGTCTAATGCAACGCTGCACAATGAGGACTACATCGCCGGGCGCGACGCCAACGGCGCCCCGATCCGGCCCGATGAAAAGGGTGTCGGCAAGGATATTCGCGTCGGCGACCGGGTGCAGGTATACCGCGCAGGCGATGTTATCCCCAAGGTAGCGGATGTGGACCTGTCCAAGCGTCCCGCCGATGCGCAGCCCTTTGTCTTTCCAACCCATTGCCCAGAGTGTCAGTCCGTTGCAATCCGCGAAGAAGGTGACGCCATCCGGCGCTGCACCGGCGGCCTGATCTGTCCTGCGCAAGCCGTTGAGAAGTTAAAACATTTCGTCAGCCGCGCGGCATTCGACATTGACGGTCTTGGCGCGAAACAAGCAGAGGCGTTCTACCTGGACGAATGGATTGCGGAACCTGCGGATATCTTTTTGTTGCGGGAAAGGTACGGCGAGGGGCTGCAACAGCTCAAGAACCGCGAAGGGTGGGGCGAGAAGTCGGCCACCAGCCTGTTCAACGCCATCGATGCGAAACGGGAAATCGCTCTGCACCGCCTGATTTTCGCCCTCGGCATCCGCCATGTGGGTGAGGTCGCGGCCAGTGACTTGGCCCGCCACTTCGGCTCGTGGGACGCGTTGGCCAAAACCATCGACGCGGCTGCGCCCGCGGCTGAAGCGCACCTGAAGGCCGAGGCGGCAATCATCGCCGAACGCAAAGCCGCCGCCGATATGGGCCGCCGCGCCTCGCTGCAACCGGAGCGCGACAAGGCATGGGCCGACACGCCCGCCGCCGCCAAGGCCGCGTGGGATGATTTGACCGGCATCGACGGGATCGGCGCGACGGTGGCCGTGTCTCTGGTGACGACTTTTCAGCAACCGCGCGAACGGGCCTCGATTGACCGCCTTATCGCGCAGGTCACCGATGTTCCGCCGGAAGCGCGCGCGACCCAAAGCGCCGTGGCGGGGCTGACCATTGTGTTCACCGGATCGCTGGAGCGGATGACAAGGTCCGAGGCGAAAGCCCGCGCCGAGGCGCTTGGCGCGAAGGTCTCGGGCTCGGTCTCGGCCAAGACAGACATCGTTGTGGCGGGGCCGGGGGCCGGATCAAAAGAGAAGAAGGCCAAAGACTTAGGGATCGAGCTACTGTCAGAAGATCAATGGCTGGACCGGATCGGCGATGGCTGA
- a CDS encoding response regulator transcription factor, producing the protein MRVLLVEDDPTTSRSIEMMLKHANLNVYATDLGEEGMDLAKLYDYDIILLDLNLPDVSGHEVLRHLRTARVETPILILSGLDDPENKLKGFGFGADDYLTKPFHREELVARIHAIIRRSKGHAQSVINTGKISVNLDAKTVDVNGTPVHLTGKEYQMLELLSLRKGTTLTKEMFLNHLYGGMDEPELKIIDVFICKLRKKLSEATGGNTHIETVWGRGYVLRDPVSAAEMNMDMAATG; encoded by the coding sequence ATGCGAGTTTTGTTAGTCGAAGACGACCCCACCACTTCGAGAAGCATTGAAATGATGCTCAAGCACGCGAACCTTAACGTGTATGCGACCGACCTTGGAGAGGAAGGGATGGATCTGGCGAAGTTGTATGATTACGACATCATCCTTCTGGACCTGAACCTACCCGACGTGTCCGGCCACGAAGTACTTCGCCATTTGCGCACTGCGCGAGTTGAAACGCCGATCCTTATTCTTTCCGGGCTCGATGATCCTGAAAACAAGTTGAAGGGATTTGGATTTGGGGCCGATGACTATTTGACAAAACCGTTCCACCGCGAAGAACTGGTTGCCCGAATTCACGCCATTATCCGACGCTCCAAAGGCCACGCGCAATCGGTGATCAATACCGGTAAGATATCTGTAAACCTTGACGCAAAGACAGTGGATGTAAACGGCACGCCGGTCCATCTGACGGGCAAAGAATACCAAATGCTGGAACTGCTCTCCCTGCGCAAAGGCACGACGCTGACCAAAGAGATGTTCTTGAACCATCTCTATGGCGGAATGGATGAGCCTGAATTGAAGATCATCGACGTTTTCATCTGCAAGCTACGCAAAAAGTTGTCGGAAGCGACGGGTGGAAATACTCACATCGAGACAGTCTGGGGACGCGGCTACGTTCTGCGTGATCCGGTCTCCGCTGCCGAGATGAACATGGACATGGCCGCCACTGGATAA
- a CDS encoding DUF1153 domain-containing protein, with translation MYIRKIQGPHAVSLPDGSTMTRSDLPSPDTTRWVASRKAAVVRAVAHGLLSAEEAIRTYSLSEEELSCWTEAVERHGEKALKTTALQKFRETE, from the coding sequence ATGTATATCAGGAAAATCCAAGGGCCGCATGCAGTGTCACTGCCTGACGGCTCCACGATGACGCGCTCTGATCTGCCGTCGCCGGACACGACGCGATGGGTAGCAAGCCGAAAAGCAGCGGTGGTGCGCGCTGTCGCCCATGGTCTGCTGAGCGCGGAAGAAGCGATTCGCACTTACTCCCTTTCGGAAGAGGAGCTTAGCTGTTGGACAGAAGCAGTCGAGCGACACGGAGAAAAAGCGCTGAAAACAACGGCATTACAGAAATTTCGTGAAACCGAATAA
- the mnmA gene encoding tRNA 2-thiouridine(34) synthase MnmA encodes MALDRPHGLNSLGFAKAPADTRVVVAMSGGVDSSAVAAQLADEGYDVVGVTLQLYDHGAALAKKGACCAGLDIRDAARVAETMGFPHYVLDYENVFKDAVIDEFADSYLAGATPVPCIRCNERVKFKDLLETAKDLDADCMATGHYIQRKMGAQKAELHSAADAARDQSYFLFSTKQEQLDFLRFPLGHLESKAETRALAAKYGLSVADKPDSQDICFVPNGNYAAVIEKLRPGAADPGDIVDMDGNVLAQHRGVIHYTIGQRRGLGIGGLEDPLYVVKLDPDTRQVIVGPKEMLSTRTVPVREINWLGDVPFDSQEAWELEVKIRSTRPPRSAVIRPISATEAEVELIVAEEGVSPGQACVFYAPEGGRIFGGGWIHRG; translated from the coding sequence ATGGCTCTCGACCGCCCCCACGGCCTGAATTCGTTAGGTTTTGCCAAAGCTCCCGCCGACACCCGCGTTGTGGTGGCGATGTCTGGCGGGGTGGATTCGTCTGCCGTTGCCGCGCAATTGGCGGATGAAGGCTATGATGTGGTGGGTGTTACCTTGCAGCTATACGACCACGGGGCGGCGCTGGCCAAGAAAGGCGCGTGTTGCGCCGGCCTCGATATTCGCGACGCCGCACGGGTGGCCGAGACGATGGGCTTTCCCCATTACGTGCTGGACTACGAGAACGTCTTCAAGGATGCCGTGATTGATGAGTTCGCCGATTCCTACCTTGCTGGCGCCACCCCGGTGCCCTGTATCCGCTGCAATGAGCGGGTGAAATTCAAGGATCTGCTAGAGACAGCAAAAGACCTCGACGCTGATTGCATGGCGACGGGGCACTATATTCAACGCAAAATGGGCGCCCAGAAGGCCGAGTTGCATTCCGCCGCCGATGCCGCGCGCGATCAGTCGTATTTCCTGTTTTCGACCAAGCAAGAGCAGCTCGATTTCCTGCGCTTCCCCTTGGGGCATCTGGAAAGCAAAGCCGAGACCCGCGCGCTTGCGGCGAAATACGGGTTGAGCGTGGCCGACAAGCCTGACAGCCAAGACATCTGCTTTGTCCCGAACGGCAACTACGCCGCCGTGATCGAGAAACTGCGCCCCGGCGCGGCCGATCCCGGGGACATTGTGGACATGGACGGCAACGTGCTGGCGCAGCATCGGGGTGTGATCCACTACACCATCGGGCAACGGCGCGGGTTGGGGATCGGCGGCCTGGAAGACCCGCTTTATGTGGTAAAGCTGGACCCGGACACGCGGCAAGTGATCGTCGGCCCGAAAGAGATGCTCTCGACCCGAACAGTGCCTGTGCGAGAGATCAACTGGCTAGGCGACGTGCCGTTCGACAGCCAGGAGGCATGGGAGTTGGAGGTCAAAATCCGCTCCACCCGTCCACCCCGTTCCGCAGTGATCCGCCCGATTTCCGCCACCGAGGCAGAGGTAGAGCTGATCGTGGCCGAAGAAGGCGTCAGCCCCGGTCAGGCCTGCGTGTTCTACGCCCCTGAAGGTGGCCGCATTTTCGGCGGTGGCTGGATTCACAGGGGTTAA
- a CDS encoding DMT family transporter, translated as MSAPDTTPPRAIFLILIGMACISVNDMMIKFLSGGYPLHQMVFIRSAIGIVATVGFVWFEGGWRILKTDRPGLHLIRAALIVSANMIYFAGLSVMPLGVATALFFVAPLFITLLAIPILGESVGRHRITALLIGFLGVAVMMVPATDWSDVPRAAMLLPVLAAACYAGMQVMTRKLGAKSAASAMAIYIQLAFIVVSGLSFFLVGHGRYVEGVESDSLIFLLRPWIWPAPEDVWKFALLGVMSAIVSYTLSAAYRLGNAATVASYEYAALPMAIAFGWLVFAERPGWIMVLGTGLIAGAGLYVFARERRSSGVGPAAERPIRRG; from the coding sequence ATGAGCGCCCCTGACACCACGCCGCCCCGTGCCATTTTCCTGATCCTGATCGGCATGGCCTGCATCTCGGTCAACGATATGATGATCAAATTCCTGTCGGGCGGGTATCCACTGCACCAGATGGTCTTCATCCGCTCGGCCATTGGGATTGTCGCCACGGTCGGATTTGTCTGGTTCGAAGGCGGGTGGCGGATCTTGAAAACCGATCGGCCGGGGCTGCACCTGATCCGCGCGGCGCTCATCGTCTCGGCCAACATGATCTATTTCGCGGGCCTGTCGGTGATGCCCTTGGGCGTGGCCACGGCCCTGTTCTTCGTGGCGCCCCTGTTCATCACGCTTCTTGCGATCCCGATATTGGGGGAAAGTGTGGGCCGCCATCGGATCACCGCGCTGTTGATCGGTTTTCTGGGGGTGGCCGTGATGATGGTGCCGGCCACCGATTGGTCCGACGTACCCCGCGCGGCCATGCTGCTGCCTGTCCTTGCCGCCGCGTGCTATGCCGGGATGCAAGTGATGACGCGCAAACTTGGGGCAAAATCGGCGGCCTCGGCCATGGCCATCTATATCCAGCTGGCGTTCATCGTGGTCTCAGGCCTGTCTTTCTTCTTGGTAGGTCACGGTCGCTATGTAGAGGGGGTGGAGAGCGACAGCCTGATCTTCCTGTTGCGCCCCTGGATTTGGCCCGCCCCCGAGGATGTGTGGAAGTTTGCGCTTTTGGGTGTGATGTCCGCGATCGTCAGCTACACCCTGTCGGCGGCCTACCGCCTTGGGAATGCAGCGACGGTGGCCTCTTATGAATACGCCGCGCTGCCTATGGCCATTGCCTTCGGTTGGCTGGTCTTTGCAGAGCGTCCGGGGTGGATCATGGTCCTAGGCACTGGGCTGATCGCGGGGGCAGGGCTTTATGTCTTCGCCCGCGAGCGAAGGAGTTCAGGCGTTGGCCCCGCCGCAGAGCGCCCCATTCGACGCGGATAG
- a CDS encoding pirin family protein, with product MSWNPILDTHYPIGTEVDAIETVIVPRARDLGDFEVRRALPAPKRQMVGPFIFFDEMGPAEFLTGQGVDVRPHPHIGLSTVTYLFEGKFHHRDSLGTDQWIEPGAVNLMTAGHGITHSERVDGEMLKSPYTLAGLQTWIALPKDAEDGDPAFAHAAKGDLPLLEAEGKQLRLILGDAYGEVAPVQTPSRMFYADALLEAGAALPMPEDHEDRGAYVLDGSVSVAGQVFERGQMMVFRPGDKIAMTAGGQGARVMILGGDTMDGPRHIWWNFVASSRDKIDAAKEAWREGDWMHGRFQLPPTDNAEYIPLP from the coding sequence ATGAGCTGGAACCCCATTCTCGACACGCATTACCCTATCGGCACTGAAGTGGACGCGATTGAGACTGTTATCGTCCCTCGGGCCCGTGATCTCGGCGATTTCGAAGTGCGCCGCGCCTTGCCCGCGCCAAAGCGGCAGATGGTCGGGCCGTTCATCTTTTTCGATGAGATGGGGCCAGCGGAATTTCTGACCGGGCAGGGGGTGGATGTGCGGCCCCATCCCCATATCGGCTTATCCACGGTGACATATCTGTTTGAGGGCAAGTTTCACCACCGCGACAGCTTGGGCACCGATCAATGGATCGAGCCGGGGGCAGTGAACCTGATGACGGCGGGCCACGGGATTACCCATTCCGAACGGGTAGACGGCGAGATGCTGAAATCGCCCTACACGCTGGCCGGGCTTCAAACGTGGATCGCCTTGCCTAAGGATGCGGAAGACGGCGATCCGGCGTTTGCCCATGCCGCCAAAGGTGATTTGCCGCTGCTCGAGGCAGAGGGCAAGCAGCTTCGGCTGATCCTTGGGGATGCCTACGGAGAGGTGGCGCCGGTTCAAACGCCCTCGCGCATGTTCTACGCCGATGCTTTGCTAGAGGCGGGGGCGGCTTTGCCCATGCCCGAAGATCATGAGGATCGCGGTGCTTATGTGCTGGACGGCTCGGTATCTGTGGCCGGTCAAGTGTTTGAGCGCGGGCAGATGATGGTCTTCCGCCCCGGCGACAAGATCGCCATGACCGCGGGCGGGCAGGGCGCAAGGGTGATGATCTTGGGCGGAGACACCATGGACGGCCCGCGCCATATCTGGTGGAATTTCGTGGCGTCCTCTCGGGACAAGATAGACGCGGCGAAAGAAGCGTGGCGCGAGGGGGATTGGATGCATGGCCGCTTCCAATTGCCGCCCACCGATAACGCCGAGTATATTCCGCTGCCCTGA
- a CDS encoding histidine phosphatase family protein: protein MRDLPPLYILRHGETTWNREGRCQGHLDAPLTALGRAQAAQQGRIIADHILPLHPDIPVWVSPLGRAQATWAIAAEAAGLASRAFKSEPRLAEVHMGDWQGRLRADFLAEDPVARTHPNLFELSLNTPGGETYEALRSRLVECLHQVNQPTICVTHGITSLVLRGLILELSREEMADLGHDQGIVYCLNEGAEHRLEAPSQK, encoded by the coding sequence ATGCGTGATCTGCCCCCCCTCTATATCCTGCGCCATGGCGAGACGACGTGGAACCGCGAAGGTCGCTGCCAAGGCCATCTGGACGCGCCCCTGACGGCACTGGGCCGCGCCCAAGCCGCGCAGCAGGGGCGGATCATCGCGGATCATATCTTGCCGCTTCACCCCGATATCCCGGTCTGGGTCAGCCCCCTTGGGCGCGCACAAGCCACATGGGCGATCGCGGCAGAGGCGGCGGGGCTGGCGTCGAGAGCCTTCAAATCCGAGCCGCGCTTGGCCGAGGTCCATATGGGCGACTGGCAGGGCCGCCTGCGTGCTGACTTTCTGGCCGAAGACCCTGTGGCCCGTACCCACCCGAACTTGTTTGAACTCTCCCTCAATACACCCGGCGGCGAAACCTACGAAGCTCTGCGTTCTCGGTTGGTTGAGTGCCTGCACCAAGTGAATCAGCCCACCATCTGCGTTACCCACGGCATCACCTCTTTGGTGCTGCGCGGGTTGATCTTGGAGCTATCACGTGAAGAAATGGCCGATCTCGGGCACGATCAAGGGATCGTTTACTGTTTAAATGAAGGGGCAGAGCACCGATTAGAGGCTCCATCGCAGAAATGA
- the soxR gene encoding redox-sensitive transcriptional activator SoxR has product MAERAGVAVSTLHFYEAEGLIRSARNSANHRRYERKELRRVAIIRTAQSVGVPLSEIKALFDGLPKGKISAADWANAASQWADRLDDQIETLLRLRDQMGACIGCGCLSMTACPLYNPDDRIAVKGAGPRRWIGGPEERAEMAESFEKAQNDA; this is encoded by the coding sequence ATGGCTGAACGTGCAGGCGTCGCCGTGTCCACACTGCATTTCTATGAAGCCGAAGGGCTAATCCGCTCGGCCCGTAACAGCGCCAACCACCGCCGTTATGAGCGTAAAGAGCTGCGCCGCGTCGCGATCATCCGCACCGCGCAATCGGTCGGCGTGCCCTTGTCCGAGATCAAAGCCCTGTTCGACGGCTTGCCAAAGGGCAAGATCAGCGCCGCCGATTGGGCCAATGCCGCAAGCCAATGGGCAGACCGCCTGGACGACCAGATTGAAACGCTTTTGCGCCTGCGCGATCAGATGGGGGCCTGCATCGGCTGCGGCTGCCTGTCGATGACGGCGTGTCCCTTGTATAACCCCGATGACCGTATTGCCGTCAAAGGCGCGGGTCCTCGGCGGTGGATTGGCGGGCCGGAGGAACGGGCAGAGATGGCCGAAAGCTTCGAGAAAGCCCAAAACGATGCGTGA
- a CDS encoding TRAP transporter fused permease subunit: MVTDTEVPTQATPQPAFMLRVIAIIGIALSLFQLYAAGVQPLGLFFQRPIHLGFILVLCFLIYPAFGRDRPRGVLGWIIDGALICAGIVAGAWVPMNIDTIANQIFPRTIDVWIGVLTMVVVLEGARRAVGLGMTIIGAGFIAYAFAGRRGELPFLADWLPGILNHRGYSLERLSSQMTLGAEGIFGIPLGVAATFVFIFVLFGAFLEVTGAGKFFIDLAYAATGRQRGGPAKAAVIASAGMGSISGSAIANVVTTGAFTIPLMKKLGYRPAQAGGIEAAASTGGQIMPPLMGAGAFLMSEFTRVSYVDIVLVSIFPAVLYFGTVYLLVHIAAVKQGMKGLAVADLPRTREVLAEGWHFLLPLVALIALLVAGYSPMRVGFYAILSIIAAASARALWTFAASGPTIAGFTAMCRKGFSLTLEALELGARNAVAVSMACAVAGIVVGVVGLTGLGLKFSAMMIAFSGGNIVLALILVLLASLILGMGLPVTAAYIVLIILVGPALTEQFGMPILIAHLVVFWYSQDSNVTPPVALAGFAGAAIAGSKPMETSFQAWKYAKGLYLIPLFMVFNPEIIMGGPLPIVIWSGAIAVLGLAAFAAALEGYLWGPMPIWMRVALVPGVIALFWPDFTVEVVGAVLIVILLALNWWQARGTQPPAGPETSAA, translated from the coding sequence ATGGTCACAGATACAGAAGTCCCAACCCAAGCCACTCCGCAACCGGCGTTCATGCTGCGGGTGATTGCCATTATCGGCATCGCCCTCTCGCTGTTTCAACTATACGCGGCGGGGGTGCAGCCCCTTGGTCTGTTTTTCCAGCGCCCCATTCACCTTGGGTTCATTCTTGTTCTGTGTTTCCTGATCTACCCGGCCTTTGGCCGTGACCGCCCGCGCGGCGTGTTGGGGTGGATCATTGACGGCGCACTGATCTGTGCCGGGATCGTCGCGGGCGCTTGGGTGCCGATGAACATCGACACGATTGCGAACCAGATTTTCCCGCGCACCATCGACGTCTGGATCGGCGTGCTGACCATGGTTGTGGTGCTCGAGGGCGCGCGCCGGGCCGTGGGGCTTGGCATGACGATCATCGGCGCGGGTTTCATCGCCTACGCCTTCGCGGGCCGCCGCGGGGAACTGCCGTTTCTGGCCGATTGGCTGCCGGGCATCCTTAACCATCGCGGCTATTCGCTAGAGCGTCTCTCCAGTCAGATGACCCTGGGCGCAGAGGGGATATTCGGCATCCCCTTGGGTGTTGCGGCGACGTTTGTGTTTATCTTCGTGCTGTTTGGCGCGTTCTTGGAAGTCACCGGCGCGGGCAAGTTTTTCATTGATCTGGCCTATGCCGCTACTGGGCGGCAACGGGGCGGTCCGGCGAAAGCGGCCGTGATCGCCTCGGCCGGCATGGGCTCTATCTCGGGCTCGGCCATTGCCAATGTGGTGACCACGGGCGCGTTTACCATTCCGCTGATGAAGAAGCTCGGCTATCGCCCGGCGCAAGCGGGCGGGATCGAGGCTGCGGCCTCCACCGGGGGGCAGATCATGCCGCCGCTCATGGGGGCAGGGGCCTTCTTGATGAGCGAGTTCACGCGGGTGTCCTATGTGGACATCGTCCTCGTCTCGATCTTCCCGGCGGTTTTGTATTTCGGCACGGTTTACCTGTTGGTCCATATCGCAGCGGTCAAACAGGGCATGAAGGGCCTAGCCGTGGCGGACCTGCCCCGAACCCGAGAAGTGCTTGCCGAAGGCTGGCATTTCCTGCTGCCCCTTGTGGCGTTGATCGCGCTGTTGGTAGCGGGCTATTCCCCCATGCGCGTGGGCTTCTACGCAATTCTGTCGATCATCGCTGCCGCCTCGGCCCGCGCGTTATGGACCTTCGCGGCCTCTGGCCCGACGATTGCGGGCTTCACCGCCATGTGCCGGAAGGGCTTTTCCCTGACGCTGGAGGCGTTGGAGCTTGGCGCGCGCAACGCGGTCGCCGTGTCCATGGCTTGCGCCGTTGCGGGCATTGTCGTGGGGGTTGTGGGGCTGACCGGCTTGGGCCTGAAATTCTCGGCCATGATGATCGCGTTTTCCGGCGGCAACATCGTCTTGGCGCTGATCCTTGTGCTGCTTGCCAGCTTGATCCTTGGCATGGGTTTGCCGGTGACTGCGGCCTACATCGTGTTGATTATCCTTGTCGGCCCCGCCCTGACCGAACAATTCGGCATGCCGATCCTGATCGCGCATTTGGTGGTGTTCTGGTACTCGCAGGACAGTAACGTGACGCCCCCCGTGGCGCTCGCGGGCTTTGCGGGTGCGGCGATTGCCGGGTCAAAACCGATGGAGACCAGCTTTCAGGCGTGGAAATACGCCAAGGGGCTCTACCTGATCCCGCTGTTCATGGTCTTTAATCCTGAGATCATCATGGGCGGCCCGCTGCCCATCGTGATCTGGAGCGGCGCGATTGCCGTGCTTGGCCTTGCGGCATTTGCTGCGGCGCTGGAGGGGTATCTTTGGGGCCCTATGCCGATATGGATGCGGGTGGCCTTGGTGCCCGGCGTCATCGCGCTGTTCTGGCCTGATTTCACGGTGGAAGTCGTGGGGGCGGTGCTGATCGTGATCTTGCTGGCGCTCAACTGGTGGCAGGCGCGCGGCACGCAACCGCCCGCAGGTCCGGAGACCTCAGCCGCCTAG
- a CDS encoding DUF1850 domain-containing protein gives MRGGLFALLLLFVAGPSAAEDLVATHEDGREIARLSVPEGTEWCVLWHHSVEGFEVTDCYENREGRMVLVHSHLPDFAAGLDHIPGRGTQVSDGQGGYFILDIDEPVPGDAYVLRPGLGPVDHRLRVGDTIVSLSAVAPRERVRIALVRSAD, from the coding sequence GTGAGAGGGGGGCTTTTTGCCCTCCTCCTACTTTTTGTGGCCGGGCCCAGTGCCGCCGAAGACCTTGTCGCCACCCATGAGGATGGTCGGGAAATAGCACGGCTATCGGTGCCCGAGGGGACAGAATGGTGCGTACTCTGGCATCATTCGGTCGAAGGGTTCGAGGTCACCGATTGCTACGAAAACCGCGAAGGACGCATGGTGCTTGTGCACTCGCATCTGCCGGATTTCGCCGCAGGGCTCGACCACATTCCTGGCCGAGGCACACAGGTGTCTGACGGGCAGGGCGGATATTTCATTCTCGATATTGATGAGCCCGTACCAGGGGACGCCTATGTGCTGCGTCCGGGTCTGGGTCCTGTCGATCATCGGTTGCGGGTGGGCGATACGATCGTGTCTCTCTCTGCTGTTGCCCCGAGAGAGCGGGTGCGGATCGCTTTGGTAAGGAGTGCTGACTAA